The window CATGTGATTTTGATGCTGAATCAATCAGCCTCTCAAAATTTGCAAGACAAGTCTTTTGGTTAATAGACATTCCAATTTGAGTTGGCTTAACAGAGATTGCTCCCCTTACTTTCCATTTCCTAAATGAGGAGATGATTTGCTCATAATCCAGAATGGTTTTTTCAATGGTACTTGGGGTTTTTAGATATTCACCGAGTTTGTTAATTATTGCATGACGTCCATCTTTGTATGCATCTTTTGCAGACTTGAGTGCATCATCTATTGTATCGCCTGCAATCCATTGCTTTGCAAATCTAAAGAGAATCTTCTCCATTAGTTTTGTAGCATCTGGCATGATGTATTACCAAATAGGTAGGAAATAACTAATTAGCTAATTTCAAGCATTCGTTCAATAGCTAATCTTGCCTTGTCTGCAATCTCTTTTGGCACAACAACTTGATTCTTTTCTTGGACAAGTGCATTGTAGACTTTATCAAGAGTGATCATCTTCATGTACTGACATTCTGCTTTTTCGGATGCTGGAATAAAGTTCTTGCCTGGATTTTGTTGTCTCATTTTGTACAATATTCCAGTTTCAGTTGCAACTACAAAGTTTTTAGCTTTAGAGTTTTGGACGTGGTTAAGCATTCCTTCTGTAGACAAGATTGAGACTTTGTTGTTATCAAAACTTCCAGATGCAGCATCGTACATCATGGGAGTAGTACAACTACATTCAGGATGAATTACAAATTCTGCATCTTTGATGGAATTTAATTTATTTGTGATATCTTCTGGTTTTATTCCGGCATGTACATGACACTCACCTGCCCAGATAAACATGTTCTTTCTGCCAGTAACTTTGGCAACATAAGAACCTAAAAACATGTCAGGTAAAAATAAAATTTCTTTATCTGCAGGAATTGCTTTAACTACATTTACAGCATTGGCTGATGTACAACAATAATCTAATTCTGATTTGATCTCTGCAGTTGTATTGACATAACCTACTGCAATAGCACCTGGATGCTGTTTCTTCCAGTTTCGTAGTTCATCAACAGTAATTGAATCAGATAGAGAGCATCCTGCTTCCAGATCTGGGATCAGAACTCTTTTGTCAGGCGAGATAATTGCTGCAGTTTCTGCCATAAAGTGGACACCACAGAACAGAATTGTTTTTTGAGGGACTTTAGCTGCCTGTCTTGATAATCCTAAAGAATCACCTGTAAAATCTGCGACATCTTGAACGTCTGGAATTTGATAATTATGAGCTAGAATTACTACGTCTTTTTCTTTTTTGAGACGCATGATTTCTTCTTTGAGGCTAGATTGTTGGACTAACATTTCCAACACAATTGCATGTAATAGTGATTTAAAGAATCAGATCAAGTCAGGATTATTCTAAAAAACAGCCAATTATGGCAATTCTTGCCATATCATGTGCCGATTGAAATTCCACTGGAGCAGTATTTTCTCAGAGTTTCAATTGCAGATAGAATTGCAAGTGAGCTAGTTTTTGGATTTGTCTCATCTGGAACATTTTCTATTGATAGAGTCATTTTGCCAAATTTTCCTTGAGCTATAATGTTGTGAGTATTTTTTGTAGTGTTTGGGTCTGCAACAATTTTCACCATAGTTTTCTCACTACCTAATCCTGCAAGACTAAGTAGTGCTGCAACGTTGATGTTTGCAGGAAATAGTGACACTGCTTGTTTTGCAGTTCCCTCAAAGATTGTTGTAATGGTGTTAATTTTGTCTAGATCAATATTCGATGTCTCAAAAAACTTTGCACCTTTAAGTGATCTTGGATGTTTAGTTGTAGTTAGTGTAACAGAATCTAATTGGTCTTTGACAGATTTTAGTGCATCCAATCCTGCAATTGCACCTGATGGCAAGTAAATTGTTTTATGAAAATGTTCACATGCTTCAGATAAAATATCAAAGATAGTTTCATCAAGTAAAGCACCTACACTCATTATCATCAAATCTCTTTTGTTTTGCAATACACTATGTGCTACATTTCTAACTGCTTCTTGTGAAGCTGCCTCTACAATGATATCAACTGGATGGGAGGATAAGAGATGAGGGTTTTCAACAATTAGTGGTTTAGTTTTTAATTTTTCTACCAGAATAGTTGATGCATCTTTTGAATTATCATATACATGTGTCAAGATTCCTGGAATTTTACCCGAATCAATTGCCAATGCGATTTGTGTTCCTATTGCTCCACAGCCTAATAACCCAATTCTTTTCAAGTAATTTTACTAGGAATTATCACTTAATTAATTCTAGTCCATGAATTGTTTGATTTTGTAAAGTAGATTATTCCAATTACAGAGATAGCTAAAATTACTATTGAGATTGCCCCGAATTCAGGAATTACCTGAGTTCCAATAATTTCAATGTGTTTTGTATCTTTTGGCATAATCATACCGATTGCATAATCTTGAGGAAATTTGGTAGTATCATACAGCGTTTCTTTACCATCGATGAATAGTTTGTACTGGGCATTTTCAGCAGAGATTACTTCAAGTGGTAGACGTAACCACAACACACTATCGGATGGAACACTCTCCATGGTTATTTCAAGGGATTTTTTTTCTGTGTTGATATTGATTGTAGATAATTGTGGTAGGTCTTCAGATGGTTTGTTTACGTCAACTTCAAAACTTCCATGATATCCATAGTAGATGTCATATGATTTGTCATCAACTTTGAGGGTGTATTTTTCAGCCGAGAGTTGTGCAATATCCAGATACTGTGCAAACGCATCCCCGCTAAAGATATGATTGCCAAAAGCAATTCCAGTTGGAATTAATGCCAATGGGATGATTGCAAGTAGAATTATTTTCAAATTACTCATTGTATTTGTGGATAAATCAGTTATAACGAATTGGGAAATTATCACAGATGATAATTTATTTTCGTGGATGATTTATCATCAAACTATTTATCGTAAAAATCACTAATTTTGTTGTGAGGTTTGATTTGAAAGATAAAGTAATTTTAGGAATGATTCTGGTTTTGGCGTTATCTTTAATGGCAAATCATGCCTTTGCAGAATCTCCAAGAAAACAGATAGACAGAGGCATTGCAGATGAAGATGTAACGTGCAAAGAAGGACATAGTTTGGTTATTCGAAACAACGGGTATCCAATATGTGTTAAATCTGTAACTGCACAGAAATTAGAAAAGAGAGGATTGGGAGTAATTATCGCCAAGGAAGATAAAATAGAGCAGATTCCAAAAACAGAAATTCCAATTAAAGATCTAGAGAAACCACAGACAAATCTAGACAATATCAAAACACCTCAATCGTCTGGAAATATTCGAGAAGTGCCAGCAGATGTAGGAAGTGTAATTAATTTTTACATTACAGATGATGATTTGAATTTGGCTCACAATGGAGTGGATGTAGTATCAACACAAGGATTATTTGAATTTTCAATTAACGGGGTTTCAATTAGTGGTCCTTCAACTATTACAGAAACTGGTCCAGACACAGGACAGTTCTTTGTAAAACTACAACTTCCAGATACAATTAACGGCAGAGCTCTGAATCAAAATGATGTTGTCTTGATAAAATATCTAGATGCATCAGATAGTACTGGAAATAATCAGACCATAACAAAATCAATTCCGCTGACAAAATCATATGCTGCAGTAGAGACATCAGGGGATAGTTCAAGGATTGGACGAGTGTTTACTGTGAGAATTTATGAGCCAGATGCAAATTTAGATTCTCAAGATAATGACAGAATACCTCTTAGTAAATTAGAGTATAGAGGAAAAGGAGGAATCAGAACGACATTGTCAAATTCTGCCTTTGATGCAAACTCGTCATATCTAATTGAGACAGGACCAAACACAAACATATTTGAGGTCAAGATAAAAATTCCTCGCTACATAGACGGTAAACTAGTCGACATTGGAGACTGGTATGAAATCAGATACATCGATAGTTCAACACCTTCGGGTACTGATGAGAAAATAGTTTTGCAAGGAAGAATAGGATAGTTTAACACAAGTAAGACACAGGTTAACTTTTAGTATAACCTAAAGATTTTATTTAAACTGACAAAGTATTGTTGTGCTAAATACAGTTTACAAGGATGCGATCATAAACAGAGAAAAAATGCTTTCAATTCTAAAGGGGCCTAAATTCGAACAGATTTTAAAAAAAGCAAAAGAAAATTGGGTAGAGTTTGTACCTACAAAACAGAACGTAGTAACAGCAGGGATAGACAGCAGTTTTAACAATACAAGATTTCAAGGAATTGAACTTTGGGCCACAACTGCAGTATCGATTAAATCAGATGGTGAAGTGTTAGTAGATTTACATGATTCAGGACTTGGTTCAGATATAGATCTTTCAAAAATTGCCAGCAAGATGGAAATTGAAGCATGTGAAAAAACCGTGGATTTAGTAGATTTGGTATTAATGGATGGTTCACTGCACTCACAATTTATGACAAGACAGTCATCATTGGATGCAATGGTTGTAAAAACTATGAAAAAAAGGGACAATGTAATTTTCATTGCAAAGACATCAAACACAAAAAAACAATTTGAAGAATTGGGATCATTAGCAGGAGATATTTTTTATTATAATCACATTACAAAGGGACCTGGATTCAGCAAAATATTTGTTGAAAAAAAATATGGGGCCGATAAAGTAATCTCATCAACATTTGTTAGATTGAGTGACTCTACTCCAATTATAAAACTTGAATTTTTAGGAGGACATCGTGGAGATGATGAAATAATGTCTATAATGAATAAATTGTACAAAAGTAGTGTGGGTGGATATCCATATGCACTAAAGCTTGCTCATAACAACTGTAAAATATCTGACAAGGAACTTGCAAAAATGGTTAGTCTTTTGGGATTAAGTAATGAAATAGGTTCACGTGAGGTTTTAGGATGAACGTAGGTTTTGTCATAGGTGAATCAAAGCCTACGTTTGTGACGGCAATTACATCAAGACCACTTTCCGTAGGGGAGTACATCAAAATCGATTCCGATGAAGGAGAAATTTTAGGACTAGTTGAAAAGTCATCAGTATCAAGTGCAGCATTTGCAGATGTTAAAAATTTTGACGAAGCTTCAGAAAGCACAGAAATTGCAGAGATAAACAAGAGAGATAAAACATACACTGCACATATTGGGATTTTAGGATTTTTAGAAAATTTACGAAAAGGTCAATCAATCATACCAGCAGTGCCACCAATTCCAGGAACCCCAATATCACAACCAACAAAAGAGGATTTGGAGGCTATTTTTAGCCCAGAAAAAGCAGGATGGGTAAAAATTGGAAATTTATTAAGAGAAAAATCAATTGAAGCTAAAATTAATCTCGATAAAATTGTTGCAAGACATTTAGGAATTCTAGCAATGACAGGTATGGGGAAAAGTAATCTTGTTTCACTAATTACAAAACAAATTGGTAAATTAAAAGGAACGGTAATAATTTTTGATTATCATAATGACTATACAACATTAAACATTCCTCGAATCAATGTAATTGATGCAAAAATCAATCCAAGACTATTGGATGCAGATCAGTTATCAGAAGTATTAGAGATTAGAGATGGTGCCAATGTACAACAAAGAGTACTAAGAATGGCATTTACAAAACAAGTAAAAGAATCAAAAGAATTTTGGAAGAAATTAGAAGCAGAAGTAGAATTCATTGTAAATTCAGAAGACAAAAAAATCAAAGAAATCAGAACATCAGCATATAGAGTTCAAGACATTATAGAGGAGGCTCAAAGAAGATTCGAAGACATATTGGATCCAGATATGGGAGACCCAATTAGTTTTATCAAAGAAGGGCGCACAAACATCTTAAACATTTCAGAATTGTCTGAAAAACAAGCAAATGTTGCTCTAGCATTTTATTTACAACAGTTACTCAAAGACAGAAAAGATGCCAGTATTGTAAAACATGGAAGATCCAAGAGGGAGAGAAATTACAAGTTTGATTCACCAATTTTTGTAATAATTGAAGAAGCACATGTGTTTATTCCAAAAGATCACGATACAAGTGCAAAATACTGGGCAGCCAAAATTGCCAGAGAAGGAAGAAAATTCGGATTAGGTTTGGGAATAGTATCTCAAAGACCAAGAAGTGTAGATCTAAATGTTCTCAGTCAACTAGGATCTTTTGCAATAATGAAAATAATACAAGAAGATGATCAACGTCAGATAGCAGCAGCTACAGAATCTACTAGTCGTGAATTAATTGCTCAATTGACTTCTTTGAACGTAGGAGACGCAGTACTAGTAGGGCAATGGACCAACTTACCCTCACTAGTTCATGTTGAAGAAGTAAAAGAAAAGATAATGGGCGCAGACCAAAGTGCTGTTAATGCATGGGCAAATGCAGAGAAGATGAATGAGATTGCCGTAGAATCAACTCAAGGACTTGTCAAAAAAGATTTGTTGTTAGAATAAATGCTGTTTTCACATATTTCAGATACTCATCTAGGATTAGTGCAATATGGTTCAGAGGAACGAGAGCAAGATGTATACCATGTTTTCAATCAAGCCATAGATATTTCAATTAAAGATCATGTTGATTTTGTAATATTTGCAGGTGATATTTTTCATGTACCAAATCCAAATGGAACTGCAATTATTCAAATGGCAAATGCGTTAAAGAGATTAAAAAACAACAACATAGATTCATTTTTTATTTTAGGAGAACACGACATAAGCAGAATTCGTGCAACACCTATCCCATATGTTTATCATAATTTGGAATTCTCAAGATACATCGGACAAGGAAACCCAATTAATCATAAAGGAGTCTTAATAGTAGGGTTTGACAAAATTAGAAAAACAGAAATTCCTCAATTCGAAGACAAATTCAGAACAATTGATGAAATTGCAGGTAAACACACAGGACATAAAATTTTAGTATTACATCAAGGAGTTACAGAGTTTAACAAATTTGCAGGAGAATTACAGTCAACAGATTTACCAAAAAATTTTACGTATTATGCAATGGGTCATTTACATGATCATGATATCAAACAATTTAGTCATCTAAATGGGCCAGTATCTTATCCAGGATCAATAGAATTAACAACAAGTGAAGGAATTAAGGAAATTAAGAAAGGATTCTTCGAAGTAGATATTTCTGAAAAAGAAGTAAAAAATAATTGGATTGAACTAGATACAAGACAGCAATTTTCATTTAAAACTAATTATGATGAATTAACAAAAACAGTAGATGAAATCTCTTCTAAGATAGGCAGTATAGAACGAAAACCCATAGTAGAAATAAAAATTCAAGGCGAGAATATAGAAACAGATCAAATTCAGGCACAGATTTCAAGATTATATCAACAGACATTGAGATGTTTTTGGAGAATCACATCAAAAGAAATATCAGATTCATCAGTATTCCTAGAAAGACCAAGTACAATTGATGATGAGATGCTCAGATTATCAGTTGATGCAAGTGGCTCAGAACAAATTGCAAATTTTGCCATAAAGGAATTACTTCCATTATTGTCATCGGCCCAGCTCAAAGAAGCAACTCAAATTATAGTTGAAAACTTTGAGAAATTCAAAAAGGAGAAAGTAAATGATAACAGCAATTGAATTAGGAGATTTTTTATCACACTCCCAAACAAGATTAGAATTTGGAAATGGTGTAACAGTGTTTGTTGGACAAAATGGAGCAGGAAAATCAAGCATCATAGATGCAATTACATTTGCATTGTTCGGACAGCATACTAGAAAATCAAACAAAGGATTGATTAAGAGAGGATCTAATCAAGGGTTTGCCAAAGTAGAATTTAATATTAATGGAAAACAATACCAGGCAGTAAGAAAAATAGATAACAAAGGTGGTCTTGCTGCAAAATTCAGTGAGAATGTTAATGATGAATTTTTAGAGATTGCAGCTGGTGAAAGAAAACAATTTGGTGAATCAATGACGCAGGAAGTTGAAAAAACAATAGGTTTAGGGTTTGAGAAATTAAAGATCGCATCAATAGTACAACAAGGGGAATTAAATGCAATTATTAAAGCAAAGCCAAAAGAGTTCAAAGAACTACTAAATGCAATAATTGGAATCGATAAACTTGATGTAGCATCGGAGGCAATGAAAACAATTACCAAAAATTTCCGTGAAAAAATAAGAGATGAAAAAGGATATGATGATACACATATTGATATTTTATTACGAGAACTGCAAAAATCCATTACAGATCTAGAAGAATCTAGACCACAAAAAGAACAACTTGTGATTAAACAAATAGAATTACAAAAAGAAGTGTCATCACTTAGAGCAAAATTAGAAAGTGAAACCCCAAAAATAGATAAAATCAATCAACTAGAATTAAGGAAAAAAGAACTGCAATCGTATGCAAAGGAAGCAATTCAAGCGATTCAGCAAGAAATTACCGAAAAAGAGCATAAAATACGTGATTGTGAAGGGTGTTTTGAGCATATCAGTCTGAAAAATGACTTGGAGCAAAAAATGGAAAGAATAGAGTTAGCAGTAGAAGAAAACCAAAAAAGAATTCAAGAATTAACCGGAAAAGTTGCATCATTAAAAGAAAAACAACTATTGGCTGAAAAAATCCAATTAAAGGACAACAAATGTCCTGTATGTGACTCTAAAGTTGAAAAACTAAATCCATTATTTCAAGAAGAACATCTAAAGCAAGAGATCATATCCATTAAAGAACAAATAATTTCTGCAGAAAAGGAACGTGTAGTATACAACCAAAAAAGAATAGAATTTTCTAAAAAACTACAAGACGTAAGAGATGCGGAAGCGACATTAAGAGCACATTCCATTAAGGATCAAGAAGATATAAGAAAAATTCAAGGTGAAATAAAATTAAAAAAAGAAAACGTACAAAAAATTCCATTATCCATTAATGGTAATTTATTAGAAATATCTCAAATAGACTCCAATGCAAAAAGAATTTTTGAGAGTATTACAAAATTAGAACAAGAAACCAAAGGATTTAACGAAAATGAATTTTTAAATTTAAAAAAATTAATTAATGAAAAACAAACTGCTCTTTCACAAACAGATCAACACCTTGGTGCAATAATAGAAAAAATATCAAAGTATGAAGAACAAATAAAATCAATACAAAATATTGTATCGGATCTTAAAGTTGTTAAAAAATATGTA is drawn from Candidatus Nitrosarchaeum limnium SFB1 and contains these coding sequences:
- a CDS encoding aspartate dehydrogenase is translated as MKRIGLLGCGAIGTQIALAIDSGKIPGILTHVYDNSKDASTILVEKLKTKPLIVENPHLLSSHPVDIIVEAASQEAVRNVAHSVLQNKRDLMIMSVGALLDETIFDILSEACEHFHKTIYLPSGAIAGLDALKSVKDQLDSVTLTTTKHPRSLKGAKFFETSNIDLDKINTITTIFEGTAKQAVSLFPANINVAALLSLAGLGSEKTMVKIVADPNTTKNTHNIIAQGKFGKMTLSIENVPDETNPKTSSLAILSAIETLRKYCSSGISIGT
- a CDS encoding hypothetical protein (hypothetical protein Nmar_1242), whose translation is MLSILKGPKFEQILKKAKENWVEFVPTKQNVVTAGIDSSFNNTRFQGIELWATTAVSIKSDGEVLVDLHDSGLGSDIDLSKIASKMEIEACEKTVDLVDLVLMDGSLHSQFMTRQSSLDAMVVKTMKKRDNVIFIAKTSNTKKQFEELGSLAGDIFYYNHITKGPGFSKIFVEKKYGADKVISSTFVRLSDSTPIIKLEFLGGHRGDDEIMSIMNKLYKSSVGGYPYALKLAHNNCKISDKELAKMVSLLGLSNEIGSREVLG
- a CDS encoding hypothetical protein (hypothetical protein Nmar_1243), which gives rise to MNVGFVIGESKPTFVTAITSRPLSVGEYIKIDSDEGEILGLVEKSSVSSAAFADVKNFDEASESTEIAEINKRDKTYTAHIGILGFLENLRKGQSIIPAVPPIPGTPISQPTKEDLEAIFSPEKAGWVKIGNLLREKSIEAKINLDKIVARHLGILAMTGMGKSNLVSLITKQIGKLKGTVIIFDYHNDYTTLNIPRINVIDAKINPRLLDADQLSEVLEIRDGANVQQRVLRMAFTKQVKESKEFWKKLEAEVEFIVNSEDKKIKEIRTSAYRVQDIIEEAQRRFEDILDPDMGDPISFIKEGRTNILNISELSEKQANVALAFYLQQLLKDRKDASIVKHGRSKRERNYKFDSPIFVIIEEAHVFIPKDHDTSAKYWAAKIAREGRKFGLGLGIVSQRPRSVDLNVLSQLGSFAIMKIIQEDDQRQIAAATESTSRELIAQLTSLNVGDAVLVGQWTNLPSLVHVEEVKEKIMGADQSAVNAWANAEKMNEIAVESTQGLVKKDLLLE
- a CDS encoding SMC domain-containing protein, whose protein sequence is MITAIELGDFLSHSQTRLEFGNGVTVFVGQNGAGKSSIIDAITFALFGQHTRKSNKGLIKRGSNQGFAKVEFNINGKQYQAVRKIDNKGGLAAKFSENVNDEFLEIAAGERKQFGESMTQEVEKTIGLGFEKLKIASIVQQGELNAIIKAKPKEFKELLNAIIGIDKLDVASEAMKTITKNFREKIRDEKGYDDTHIDILLRELQKSITDLEESRPQKEQLVIKQIELQKEVSSLRAKLESETPKIDKINQLELRKKELQSYAKEAIQAIQQEITEKEHKIRDCEGCFEHISLKNDLEQKMERIELAVEENQKRIQELTGKVASLKEKQLLAEKIQLKDNKCPVCDSKVEKLNPLFQEEHLKQEIISIKEQIISAEKERVVYNQKRIEFSKKLQDVRDAEATLRAHSIKDQEDIRKIQGEIKLKKENVQKIPLSINGNLLEISQIDSNAKRIFESITKLEQETKGFNENEFLNLKKLINEKQTALSQTDQHLGAIIEKISKYEEQIKSIQNIVSDLKVVKKYVEKLDTIQMNIFSRDGPVAMSLRSWALNTISAKSSEYLTLLNTKIQRIALSEKARDISITCYSKSEALDLESLSGGEQVSVALALRLGMASLLGASNLNLMILDEPTTHLDAERKKALVGVLSQLSDIANIGKPMQFIIITHDAEIFEDSNVERIYKFESAEQGSKVVAL
- a CDS encoding hypothetical protein (hypothetical protein Nmar_1241); its protein translation is MANHAFAESPRKQIDRGIADEDVTCKEGHSLVIRNNGYPICVKSVTAQKLEKRGLGVIIAKEDKIEQIPKTEIPIKDLEKPQTNLDNIKTPQSSGNIREVPADVGSVINFYITDDDLNLAHNGVDVVSTQGLFEFSINGVSISGPSTITETGPDTGQFFVKLQLPDTINGRALNQNDVVLIKYLDASDSTGNNQTITKSIPLTKSYAAVETSGDSSRIGRVFTVRIYEPDANLDSQDNDRIPLSKLEYRGKGGIRTTLSNSAFDANSSYLIETGPNTNIFEVKIKIPRYIDGKLVDIGDWYEIRYIDSSTPSGTDEKIVLQGRIG
- a CDS encoding metallophosphoesterase, whose protein sequence is MLFSHISDTHLGLVQYGSEEREQDVYHVFNQAIDISIKDHVDFVIFAGDIFHVPNPNGTAIIQMANALKRLKNNNIDSFFILGEHDISRIRATPIPYVYHNLEFSRYIGQGNPINHKGVLIVGFDKIRKTEIPQFEDKFRTIDEIAGKHTGHKILVLHQGVTEFNKFAGELQSTDLPKNFTYYAMGHLHDHDIKQFSHLNGPVSYPGSIELTTSEGIKEIKKGFFEVDISEKEVKNNWIELDTRQQFSFKTNYDELTKTVDEISSKIGSIERKPIVEIKIQGENIETDQIQAQISRLYQQTLRCFWRITSKEISDSSVFLERPSTIDDEMLRLSVDASGSEQIANFAIKELLPLLSSAQLKEATQIIVENFEKFKKEKVNDNSN
- a CDS encoding quinolinate synthetase complex, A subunit — encoded protein: MLVQQSSLKEEIMRLKKEKDVVILAHNYQIPDVQDVADFTGDSLGLSRQAAKVPQKTILFCGVHFMAETAAIISPDKRVLIPDLEAGCSLSDSITVDELRNWKKQHPGAIAVGYVNTTAEIKSELDYCCTSANAVNVVKAIPADKEILFLPDMFLGSYVAKVTGRKNMFIWAGECHVHAGIKPEDITNKLNSIKDAEFVIHPECSCTTPMMYDAASGSFDNNKVSILSTEGMLNHVQNSKAKNFVVATETGILYKMRQQNPGKNFIPASEKAECQYMKMITLDKVYNALVQEKNQVVVPKEIADKARLAIERMLEIS